A section of the Macaca thibetana thibetana isolate TM-01 chromosome 10, ASM2454274v1, whole genome shotgun sequence genome encodes:
- the ZNF334 gene encoding zinc finger protein 334 isoform X1 yields the protein MNKFQRSVSFQDLTVNFTQEEWQQLDPAQRLLYRDVMLENYSNLVSVGYHVSKPDVIFKLEQGEEPWIVEEFSNQNYPEVNDALEKNKEIQDKHLTQTVFFGNKTLITERENVFGKTLNLGMNSVPSRKMPYKCNPGGNSLKTNSEVIVAKKSKENRKIPDEYSGFGKPLLHTKHEKSHSGMKSYRYNPMRKASNQNESLILHQNIQILKQPFDYNKCGKTFFKRAILVTQKGRQTERKPNECSECRKTFSKRSTLIVHQRIHTGEKPYVCNDCRKTFRVKTSLTRHQRIHTGERPYECSECGKTFIDKSALIVHQKIHGGEKSYECNECGKTFFRKSALAEHFRSHTGEKPYECKECGNAFSKKSYLVVHQRTHRGEKPNECKECGKTFFCQSALTAHQRIHTGEKPYECSECEKTFFCQSALNVHRRSHTGEKPYECSQCGKFLCTKSALIAHQITHRGKKSYECNECGKFFCHKSTLTIHQRTHTGDKHGVFNKCGRISIMKSNCSQCKRMNTKENLYECSEHGHAISKNSHLIVHQRTIWERPYECNECGRTYCRKSALTHHQRTHTGERPYECNECGKTFCQKFSFVEHQRTHTGEKPYECNECGKSFCHKSAFRVHRRIHTGEKPYECNQCGKTYRRLWTLTEHQKIHTGEKPYECNKCEKTFRHKSNFLLHQKSHKE from the exons GGTATCATGTTAGCAAACCGGATGTGATTTTCAAATTGGAGCAAGGAGAAGAACCATGGATAGTGGAGGAATTCTCAAATCAGAACTACCCAG AAGTTAATGATGCCTTAGAGAAGAACAAGGAAATCCAGGATAAACATTTGACACAAACTGTATTCTTCGGCAACAAAACACTGATTACAGAAAGAGAGAATGTATTTGGGAAAACACTTAATCTGGGCATGAATAGTGTTCCCTCAAGAAAAATGCCCTATAAATGTAATCCAGGAGGAAACAGTTTGAAAACTAATTCAGAAGTAATTGttgcaaagaaaagcaaagaaaacagaaagattccTGATGAATACAGTGGATTTGGGAAGCCACTGCTTCATACTAAGCATGAAAAAAGTCATTCGGGAATGAAAAGTTACAGATACAATCCAATGAGGAAAGCCAGCAATCAAAATGAAAGTCTTATTCTTCACCAGAACATACAGATTTTGAAACAACCTTTTGACTATAATAAATGTGGGAAAACCTTCTTCAAGAGGGCAATTCTCGTTACACAGAAAGGGAGACAGACTGAAAGGAAACCAAATGAATGTAGTGAATGTAGGAAAACCTTTTCTAAGAGATCTACCCTCATTgtacatcagagaattcatacaggGGAGAAACCGTATGTTTGTAATGATTGTAGGAAGACTTTTCGTGTGAAGACAAGCCTCACTCGACAccaaagaattcatactggagagagacCCTATGAATGCAGTGAATGCGGGAAAACCTTCATTGACAAATCTGCCCTCATTGTACACCAGAAAATTCATGGAGGGGAGAAATCCTATGagtgtaatgaatgtggaaagACCTTTTTTCGGAAGTCAGCCCTGGCTGAACATTTCAGGTCACACACAGGGGAGAAGCCTTATGAATGCAAGGAATGTGGAAACGCCTTCAGTAAGAAATCGTATCTTGTTGTACATCAAAGAACTCACAGAGGAGAGAAGCCaaatgaatgtaaggaatgtgggaaaaccTTCTTCTGTCAGTCGGCCCTTACTgcacatcagagaattcacacaggggaaaaaccctatgaatgtagtGAATGTGAGAAAACCTTTTTTTGTCAATCAGCCCTCAATGTGCATCGAAGAAGTCATACAGGAGAGAAGCCCTATGAATGCAGTCAATGTGGAAAATTTTTATGTACGAAATCAGCCCTCATTGCACATCAGATAACTCATAGAGGAAAGAAGTCttatgaatgtaatgaatgtgggaaattTTTCTGCCATAAGTCAACACTCACTATACATCAGAGAACACACACAGGAGACAAACATGGTGTGTTTAATAAATGTGGTAGAATATCCATCATGAAGTCAAACTGCAGTCAGTGTAAGAGAATGAACACAAAGGAGAATCTTTATGAGTGTAGTGAACATGGGCATGCCATCAGCAAAAACTCACACCTCATTGTACATCAGAGAACTATATGGGAGAGACCATATGAATGCAATGAATGTGGGAGAACCTACTGCAGGAAGTCAGCcctcactcaccatcagagaacacACACAGGAGAGAGACCCTATgagtgtaatgaatgtgggaaaacctTCTGTCAGAAGTTCTCCTTTGTTGAACATCAGCGAACTCACACTGGGGAGAAACCatatgaatgtaatgaatgtgggaaatcctTCTGCCATAAGTCAGCCTTCAGAGTCCATAGAAGaattcacacaggagagaaaccataTGAATGTAATCAATGTGGGAAAACCTACCGTCGCCTGTGGACTCTCACTGAACATCAGAAAAtacacacaggagagaaaccttatgaatgtaaCAAATGTGAGAAAACATTTCGCCACAAATCAAACTTCCTTTTACATCAGAAATCCCACAAGGAATAA
- the ZNF334 gene encoding zinc finger protein 334 isoform X2, giving the protein MLENYSNLVSVGYHVSKPDVIFKLEQGEEPWIVEEFSNQNYPEVNDALEKNKEIQDKHLTQTVFFGNKTLITERENVFGKTLNLGMNSVPSRKMPYKCNPGGNSLKTNSEVIVAKKSKENRKIPDEYSGFGKPLLHTKHEKSHSGMKSYRYNPMRKASNQNESLILHQNIQILKQPFDYNKCGKTFFKRAILVTQKGRQTERKPNECSECRKTFSKRSTLIVHQRIHTGEKPYVCNDCRKTFRVKTSLTRHQRIHTGERPYECSECGKTFIDKSALIVHQKIHGGEKSYECNECGKTFFRKSALAEHFRSHTGEKPYECKECGNAFSKKSYLVVHQRTHRGEKPNECKECGKTFFCQSALTAHQRIHTGEKPYECSECEKTFFCQSALNVHRRSHTGEKPYECSQCGKFLCTKSALIAHQITHRGKKSYECNECGKFFCHKSTLTIHQRTHTGDKHGVFNKCGRISIMKSNCSQCKRMNTKENLYECSEHGHAISKNSHLIVHQRTIWERPYECNECGRTYCRKSALTHHQRTHTGERPYECNECGKTFCQKFSFVEHQRTHTGEKPYECNECGKSFCHKSAFRVHRRIHTGEKPYECNQCGKTYRRLWTLTEHQKIHTGEKPYECNKCEKTFRHKSNFLLHQKSHKE; this is encoded by the exons GGTATCATGTTAGCAAACCGGATGTGATTTTCAAATTGGAGCAAGGAGAAGAACCATGGATAGTGGAGGAATTCTCAAATCAGAACTACCCAG AAGTTAATGATGCCTTAGAGAAGAACAAGGAAATCCAGGATAAACATTTGACACAAACTGTATTCTTCGGCAACAAAACACTGATTACAGAAAGAGAGAATGTATTTGGGAAAACACTTAATCTGGGCATGAATAGTGTTCCCTCAAGAAAAATGCCCTATAAATGTAATCCAGGAGGAAACAGTTTGAAAACTAATTCAGAAGTAATTGttgcaaagaaaagcaaagaaaacagaaagattccTGATGAATACAGTGGATTTGGGAAGCCACTGCTTCATACTAAGCATGAAAAAAGTCATTCGGGAATGAAAAGTTACAGATACAATCCAATGAGGAAAGCCAGCAATCAAAATGAAAGTCTTATTCTTCACCAGAACATACAGATTTTGAAACAACCTTTTGACTATAATAAATGTGGGAAAACCTTCTTCAAGAGGGCAATTCTCGTTACACAGAAAGGGAGACAGACTGAAAGGAAACCAAATGAATGTAGTGAATGTAGGAAAACCTTTTCTAAGAGATCTACCCTCATTgtacatcagagaattcatacaggGGAGAAACCGTATGTTTGTAATGATTGTAGGAAGACTTTTCGTGTGAAGACAAGCCTCACTCGACAccaaagaattcatactggagagagacCCTATGAATGCAGTGAATGCGGGAAAACCTTCATTGACAAATCTGCCCTCATTGTACACCAGAAAATTCATGGAGGGGAGAAATCCTATGagtgtaatgaatgtggaaagACCTTTTTTCGGAAGTCAGCCCTGGCTGAACATTTCAGGTCACACACAGGGGAGAAGCCTTATGAATGCAAGGAATGTGGAAACGCCTTCAGTAAGAAATCGTATCTTGTTGTACATCAAAGAACTCACAGAGGAGAGAAGCCaaatgaatgtaaggaatgtgggaaaaccTTCTTCTGTCAGTCGGCCCTTACTgcacatcagagaattcacacaggggaaaaaccctatgaatgtagtGAATGTGAGAAAACCTTTTTTTGTCAATCAGCCCTCAATGTGCATCGAAGAAGTCATACAGGAGAGAAGCCCTATGAATGCAGTCAATGTGGAAAATTTTTATGTACGAAATCAGCCCTCATTGCACATCAGATAACTCATAGAGGAAAGAAGTCttatgaatgtaatgaatgtgggaaattTTTCTGCCATAAGTCAACACTCACTATACATCAGAGAACACACACAGGAGACAAACATGGTGTGTTTAATAAATGTGGTAGAATATCCATCATGAAGTCAAACTGCAGTCAGTGTAAGAGAATGAACACAAAGGAGAATCTTTATGAGTGTAGTGAACATGGGCATGCCATCAGCAAAAACTCACACCTCATTGTACATCAGAGAACTATATGGGAGAGACCATATGAATGCAATGAATGTGGGAGAACCTACTGCAGGAAGTCAGCcctcactcaccatcagagaacacACACAGGAGAGAGACCCTATgagtgtaatgaatgtgggaaaacctTCTGTCAGAAGTTCTCCTTTGTTGAACATCAGCGAACTCACACTGGGGAGAAACCatatgaatgtaatgaatgtgggaaatcctTCTGCCATAAGTCAGCCTTCAGAGTCCATAGAAGaattcacacaggagagaaaccataTGAATGTAATCAATGTGGGAAAACCTACCGTCGCCTGTGGACTCTCACTGAACATCAGAAAAtacacacaggagagaaaccttatgaatgtaaCAAATGTGAGAAAACATTTCGCCACAAATCAAACTTCCTTTTACATCAGAAATCCCACAAGGAATAA